From Micromonospora sp. NBC_01699, a single genomic window includes:
- a CDS encoding alanine racemase, protein MRHHPFDDQPVDWRAKGFWQPGPPVPDAEFVAAGHHLFDGAVTWPVLVARRDAIAHNVAMMADFCARHGLLFAPHGKTAMSPSLFAAQLAAGAWAITVATANQLLACRALGVDRVLLANQLLDPVPLRWLAGELDRGFEALIFVDSVAGVEVIGAALGDHPGHASVPVLVELGHAGGRTGCRSVEQLVAVAEAAVADPRVRLAGVTAYEGGLPDVGAVAAYLDLTRSAVTELAERGLLADEVIVSAGGSAWFDVVAERLGGDWLPGHRLRVVLRSGASVVHDHGFYADRTPFRRLPGAGALEPALEPALELWAQVTSTPEPGLAIVGMGKRDAPYDEGLPVPLRVRRVGGAVGGADGVRVTRLNDHHTYLDLASNVEIGPGDLVCFGISHPCTAFDKWRSIPVVDDTHTIVDILHTYL, encoded by the coding sequence GTGCGGCACCACCCGTTCGACGACCAGCCCGTCGACTGGCGGGCGAAGGGGTTCTGGCAGCCCGGTCCACCGGTGCCCGACGCCGAGTTCGTCGCGGCCGGCCACCACCTCTTCGACGGCGCGGTCACCTGGCCGGTGCTGGTCGCCCGGCGGGACGCGATCGCGCACAACGTCGCGATGATGGCCGACTTCTGCGCCCGGCACGGCCTCCTGTTCGCCCCGCACGGCAAGACCGCGATGTCCCCGTCCCTGTTCGCCGCGCAGCTCGCCGCCGGTGCCTGGGCGATCACCGTGGCCACCGCCAACCAACTGCTGGCCTGCCGTGCCCTCGGGGTGGACCGGGTCCTGCTGGCCAACCAGTTGCTGGACCCGGTGCCGCTGCGCTGGCTCGCGGGTGAACTCGACCGGGGCTTCGAGGCACTGATCTTCGTGGACTCGGTTGCCGGCGTCGAGGTGATCGGCGCCGCGCTCGGCGACCATCCCGGTCACGCCTCGGTGCCGGTCCTTGTCGAGCTGGGGCATGCCGGTGGGCGTACCGGCTGTCGCTCGGTCGAGCAGCTCGTCGCGGTCGCCGAGGCCGCCGTCGCCGACCCTCGGGTACGCCTGGCCGGTGTCACCGCGTACGAGGGCGGGCTGCCGGACGTGGGCGCCGTCGCGGCGTACCTCGACCTGACCCGGTCGGCGGTGACCGAGCTGGCCGAGCGGGGTCTGCTGGCCGACGAGGTGATCGTCAGCGCCGGTGGCAGCGCCTGGTTCGACGTGGTGGCGGAGCGGCTCGGCGGCGATTGGCTGCCCGGTCACCGGCTGCGCGTGGTGCTGCGCAGTGGCGCCTCGGTCGTCCACGACCACGGCTTCTACGCCGACCGCACCCCGTTCCGCCGGCTGCCCGGTGCCGGTGCGCTGGAGCCGGCGCTGGAGCCGGCGCTGGAGCTCTGGGCGCAGGTCACCTCCACCCCCGAGCCGGGGCTGGCGATCGTCGGCATGGGCAAGCGCGACGCCCCGTACGACGAGGGGCTGCCGGTGCCGCTGCGGGTCCGGCGGGTCGGTGGCGCCGTCGGCGGTGCGGACGGGGTGCGGGTGACCCGCCTCAACGATCACCACACCTATCTGGACCTGGCGTCGAACGTCGAGATCGGACCCGGTGACCTGGTCTGCTTCGGCATCTCGCACCCGTGCACCGCGTTCGACAAGTGGCGGTCCATCCCGGTCGTCGACGACACGCACACCATTGTGGACATTTTGCACACGTACCTCTGA
- a CDS encoding OmpL47-type beta-barrel domain-containing protein produces MPTLPVRRGSPPRLRLFRRHAAGRLRRPFTVLAAAAVLLVSSTLASVPVGAAPVDTASGTANAPASTGQLQAQVLTWTANNSTQAYASAPSTAVAGATTLVFENSAATGNTSGMQHTLTFDTGGAYNSDVDVNILADPFDSNQGRWTVDVVLAPGTYRYFCAIPGHGTMTGLLVVTGGSEDTTPPTVSASVTGDRDDDGAYVGAATVTLSATDSGSGVGRVEYALDGGPYGTYSAPVTVSAPGEHTVTYRATDVAGNTSPVQSSAFTVVAPPNPDTTAPTVTASVAGDRNDDGAYVGTATVTISATDTESGVERVEYSLDGGAYATYTAPVSVSAVGTHTVTYRATDVAGNTSPVQSSAFTVVAPPNPDTTAPTATATVTGERNSDGAYVEMATVTLAATDTESGVERIEYSLNGQAYATYGAPVMVHQPGQHTVSYRATDRAGNTSAPQTVTFQVVGTPEPDDTTPPTVTGGVTGDRDDSGAYLGAATVTVSATDTESGVDRIEYAVDGQAYVAYTAPVTVNTPGQHSVSYRATDLAGNTSAPQTVTFQVVSAPNPDTTPPTATANVTGNRDGNGAYVGAATVTVSATDAGSGVDLVEFSLDGQPYAEYTAPVTVNQPGQHTVSYRATDVAGNTSTPASVTLTVVAPPNPDTTAPTVSAAITGQQNGSWAYVGSATVVLTASDSGSGVHRLEYALDGSGYTVYSGPLTVNTVGAHTVSYRATDRAGNTSGTASTTFTVVESGPPAPSCRVTDTRPTVWLGTLNSTVANRVVEGACSINDLISDERAWPTHAEFVDHVRAIAEHLHHRGKILLKEHNQLIRTASASGVGKAEDKQGYQPLLDRSVASFRQWEQVGAGGFGRNADGSITSRAVDGMGLLWFPIRSYGDFSLKLQWRDDAPGDGRANSGVFVRFPQVHQHPQESRPEWVAIRYGHELQINDRADGDQYKSGSVYGFDRVDLDGAQVTPKGTWNDYEIRVVGQHYSVFRNGELINEYVNVPGAVFDPPRSDDPGGAGRQSATGYVGLQNHGAADIASFRNIRVAPLTP; encoded by the coding sequence ATGCCAACTCTCCCCGTGCGACGCGGTTCACCACCTCGCCTGCGCCTGTTCCGCCGACACGCCGCCGGCCGCCTCCGCCGCCCGTTCACGGTGCTGGCGGCAGCGGCCGTGCTGCTGGTCAGCTCCACCCTGGCCTCGGTCCCGGTGGGCGCCGCCCCGGTCGACACCGCCTCGGGTACGGCCAACGCCCCCGCGTCGACGGGGCAACTCCAGGCCCAGGTGCTCACCTGGACGGCGAACAACAGCACCCAGGCATATGCCTCCGCCCCGAGCACCGCCGTCGCGGGCGCGACCACCCTCGTCTTCGAGAACAGCGCCGCGACCGGCAACACCAGCGGCATGCAGCACACCCTCACGTTCGACACCGGTGGGGCGTACAACAGCGACGTCGACGTGAACATCCTGGCCGACCCGTTCGACAGCAACCAGGGCCGGTGGACCGTCGACGTGGTGCTCGCGCCGGGCACGTACCGCTACTTCTGCGCCATCCCCGGCCACGGCACGATGACCGGCCTGCTCGTGGTCACCGGCGGCAGCGAGGACACCACCCCGCCGACGGTGAGCGCGTCGGTGACCGGCGACCGGGACGATGACGGCGCGTACGTCGGCGCCGCCACCGTGACCCTGTCGGCCACCGACAGCGGATCCGGCGTCGGCCGGGTCGAGTACGCACTCGACGGCGGTCCCTACGGGACGTACTCGGCGCCGGTCACGGTCAGCGCCCCCGGCGAGCACACGGTGACCTATCGGGCGACGGACGTGGCGGGTAACACCTCGCCGGTGCAGTCGAGCGCGTTCACGGTGGTGGCGCCGCCGAACCCGGACACCACGGCACCGACGGTGACCGCCTCGGTGGCCGGTGACCGCAACGATGACGGCGCCTACGTCGGCACCGCGACGGTGACCATCTCCGCCACCGACACCGAGTCCGGCGTCGAGCGGGTGGAGTACTCGCTGGACGGTGGCGCGTACGCCACCTACACCGCGCCCGTCAGCGTCAGCGCCGTCGGCACGCACACGGTGACCTACCGGGCAACGGACGTGGCGGGTAACACCTCGCCGGTGCAGTCGAGCGCGTTCACGGTGGTGGCGCCGCCGAACCCGGACACCACGGCACCGACGGCGACCGCCACCGTGACCGGTGAACGGAACTCCGACGGCGCGTACGTCGAGATGGCGACGGTGACCCTGGCCGCCACCGACACCGAGTCCGGCGTCGAGCGGATCGAGTACTCGCTCAACGGACAGGCGTACGCGACGTACGGCGCGCCGGTCATGGTCCACCAGCCGGGCCAGCACACGGTCAGCTATCGGGCCACCGACCGGGCGGGCAACACCTCGGCCCCGCAGACCGTCACCTTCCAGGTGGTCGGCACGCCGGAACCGGACGACACCACCCCGCCGACGGTGACCGGTGGCGTCACCGGTGACCGCGACGACAGCGGCGCCTACCTCGGCGCCGCGACGGTCACCGTCTCCGCCACCGACACCGAGTCCGGCGTCGACCGGATCGAGTACGCCGTCGACGGGCAGGCGTACGTCGCGTACACCGCGCCGGTGACGGTCAACACCCCCGGTCAGCACAGCGTCAGCTACCGGGCCACCGACCTGGCCGGCAACACCTCGGCCCCGCAGACCGTCACCTTCCAGGTGGTCAGCGCGCCGAACCCGGACACCACTCCGCCGACCGCCACCGCCAACGTCACCGGCAACCGGGACGGCAACGGCGCGTACGTCGGCGCCGCCACGGTCACCGTGTCCGCCACGGACGCGGGGTCGGGCGTCGACCTGGTCGAGTTCTCCCTCGACGGTCAGCCGTACGCGGAGTACACCGCGCCGGTGACGGTCAACCAGCCCGGCCAGCACACGGTTTCGTACCGGGCCACGGACGTCGCCGGCAACACCTCCACCCCGGCGTCGGTCACCCTCACCGTGGTCGCGCCGCCGAACCCGGACACCACCGCGCCGACGGTCAGCGCGGCGATCACCGGGCAGCAGAACGGGAGCTGGGCGTACGTCGGCAGTGCCACCGTCGTGCTCACCGCCTCCGACTCCGGTTCCGGTGTGCACCGGCTCGAATACGCCCTCGACGGAAGCGGTTACACCGTCTACAGCGGTCCGTTGACGGTCAACACCGTGGGTGCGCACACGGTCAGCTACCGGGCCACCGACCGGGCGGGCAACACCTCGGGCACCGCGTCGACCACCTTCACCGTCGTGGAGAGCGGCCCGCCGGCCCCGAGCTGCCGGGTGACCGACACCCGGCCGACGGTCTGGCTCGGCACCCTGAACAGCACCGTCGCGAACCGGGTGGTCGAGGGCGCCTGCTCGATCAACGACCTGATCTCCGACGAGCGGGCCTGGCCCACCCACGCCGAGTTCGTCGACCACGTCCGGGCGATCGCCGAGCACCTGCACCACCGGGGGAAGATCCTGCTCAAGGAGCACAACCAGCTGATCCGTACGGCCAGCGCCTCCGGCGTCGGCAAGGCCGAGGACAAGCAGGGCTACCAGCCGCTGCTCGACCGCTCGGTCGCCTCGTTCCGGCAGTGGGAGCAGGTCGGCGCGGGCGGCTTCGGGCGCAACGCCGACGGGTCGATCACCAGCCGGGCGGTCGACGGCATGGGCCTGCTCTGGTTCCCGATCCGCAGCTACGGCGACTTCTCGCTGAAGCTCCAGTGGCGCGACGACGCCCCCGGTGACGGCCGCGCGAACAGTGGCGTCTTCGTCCGTTTCCCGCAGGTGCACCAGCACCCGCAGGAGTCCCGTCCGGAGTGGGTGGCGATCAGGTACGGCCACGAACTCCAGATCAACGACCGCGCCGACGGCGACCAGTACAAGAGCGGATCGGTGTACGGCTTCGATCGGGTTGATCTCGACGGTGCGCAGGTCACCCCGAAGGGCACCTGGAACGACTACGAGATCCGGGTGGTCGGTCAGCACTACTCCGTGTTCCGCAACGGTGAGCTGATCAACGAGTACGTCAACGTACCCGGGGCGGTCTTCGATCCGCCGAGGTCGGACGATCCCGGCGGCGCCGGACGGCAGAGCGCGACCGGTTACGTCGGCCTCCAGAACCACGGTGCCGCCGACATCGCCAGTTTCCGCAACATCCGGGTCGCCCCGCTGACCCCGTGA
- a CDS encoding multicopper oxidase domain-containing protein: MDRELNDTGEPEPLSTVDAPETRPASPVRLLGSSAGRAVMVVAVLLATLVGAGGLALAGGTTQRPAELAAGAKAAARSAERPEGCIAPDRRLTMYAVELPRDPITNQVRLGYGLTPQTASYPGPTMEMIEGECLAITVHNQVPAATLEALRTDPAHPIGVSLHVHGVKYTQMSDGTVHSNSFIPPGGSRTYVWFAKPRTATSPGTAGYWWYHDHVVGGPHGTQGLGAGLFGGLVVRRQGDPRPDRTYVTAFGDRQTINLRRSTEADTCDPVNPVPGPTCMVAKIGERVEIIVIGLGNDMHTFHVHGHSWADTRTGLITGENKALVDSIPVIDNKTLGPGDTFGVQFVAGDSVGPGHWMLHCHMQFHSDMGMSTTMHVLDENGAMPPHGGPMPTAPGQPAPAQANPAQPAPAQANPGQPAHTNHR, encoded by the coding sequence TTGGACAGGGAATTGAACGACACCGGCGAACCCGAGCCGTTGTCGACGGTCGACGCGCCGGAGACCCGCCCGGCGTCGCCGGTGCGACTGCTCGGATCGAGCGCCGGCCGGGCGGTGATGGTGGTGGCCGTTCTGCTGGCGACCCTCGTCGGCGCGGGCGGGCTGGCCCTCGCCGGCGGCACCACCCAGCGGCCGGCCGAACTGGCCGCGGGTGCGAAGGCCGCCGCCCGGTCGGCCGAGCGGCCCGAGGGCTGCATCGCGCCGGATCGCCGGCTGACCATGTACGCGGTCGAGCTGCCCCGGGACCCGATCACGAACCAGGTCCGGCTCGGCTACGGCCTCACGCCGCAGACCGCGTCCTACCCCGGCCCCACCATGGAGATGATCGAGGGCGAGTGCCTGGCGATCACCGTGCACAACCAGGTGCCGGCCGCGACCCTGGAGGCGCTGCGTACCGACCCGGCGCATCCGATCGGCGTCTCGCTGCACGTGCACGGGGTCAAGTACACCCAGATGTCTGACGGCACGGTGCACAGCAACTCCTTCATCCCGCCGGGCGGGTCGCGGACGTACGTCTGGTTCGCCAAGCCGCGTACCGCCACCTCGCCGGGTACGGCCGGCTACTGGTGGTACCACGACCACGTGGTCGGTGGGCCGCACGGCACCCAGGGCCTCGGCGCCGGGCTGTTCGGCGGTCTCGTCGTACGCCGACAGGGCGACCCGCGACCGGACCGGACGTACGTGACCGCCTTCGGCGACCGGCAGACGATCAACCTGCGGCGCAGCACGGAGGCGGACACCTGTGACCCGGTGAACCCGGTGCCCGGCCCGACCTGCATGGTCGCGAAGATCGGCGAGCGGGTCGAGATCATCGTGATCGGCCTCGGGAACGACATGCACACCTTCCATGTGCACGGTCACTCCTGGGCGGACACCCGGACCGGTCTGATCACGGGGGAGAACAAGGCCCTGGTCGACTCGATCCCGGTGATCGACAACAAGACCCTCGGGCCCGGTGACACCTTCGGCGTGCAGTTCGTCGCCGGGGACTCGGTCGGACCGGGGCACTGGATGCTGCACTGCCACATGCAGTTCCACTCCGACATGGGCATGTCGACCACGATGCACGTGCTGGACGAGAACGGGGCGATGCCGCCGCACGGCGGCCCGATGCCGACCGCCCCGGGACAGCCGGCTCCGGCCCAGGCCAATCCGGCCCAGCCCGCTCCGGCACAGGCCAATCCGGGACAGCCCGCCCACACGAACCACCGCTGA